A stretch of the Atribacterota bacterium genome encodes the following:
- a CDS encoding lysophospholipid acyltransferase family protein translates to MIIYKVCRFICHIVICLFWPLKIEGEDISNYKGPYILAANHVSYLDPFILGIAVKKPIYFIAKKEVFDIPILGFILKRIGVIPVDRKNINPASIRKSIALLKKDQILGIFPEGTRSLDGRLLEFNSGLIKIALQTNVPIIPVGLSGTFEIYPPHAKFPALFKKQYIYIHFGKPLYLDRNKRKEVKYIKDSLLKIENKIRELTHLSKKMM, encoded by the coding sequence ATGATTATTTACAAAGTTTGTAGGTTTATTTGTCATATAGTTATTTGTCTTTTCTGGCCGCTAAAAATAGAGGGAGAAGATATATCTAATTATAAAGGTCCTTATATTTTGGCAGCAAATCATGTTAGCTATTTAGATCCATTTATTTTGGGAATTGCGGTAAAAAAACCAATATACTTTATTGCTAAAAAGGAAGTATTTGATATACCTATCCTCGGTTTTATTCTAAAAAGAATAGGAGTCATTCCGGTTGATAGAAAAAATATTAATCCTGCTTCTATTAGAAAAAGTATAGCTTTGCTAAAAAAAGACCAAATCCTTGGTATATTCCCGGAAGGAACGCGTTCTTTAGATGGAAGACTTTTAGAATTTAATTCAGGATTGATAAAAATAGCCTTACAAACTAATGTACCAATTATTCCAGTGGGATTGAGTGGAACTTTTGAAATTTATCCTCCACATGCTAAATTCCCAGCATTGTTTAAAAAACAATATATCTATATTCATTTTGGTAAACCATTATACCTTGATAGGAATAAGCGTAAAGAGGTGAAATATATAAAAGATTCCCTACTAAAAATAGAAAATAAAATAAGGGAATTGACTCATTTATCAAAAAAAATGATGTAG
- a CDS encoding V-type ATP synthase subunit B, with product MIKEYSTITKVNGPLIIVNKITNVKYDELVEIELSDGEKRRGQVLEVSEDKAVVQMFEGTSGIDVFNTKVRFLGRVIEIPVSMDILGRIFDGSGRPIDQGPRIIAEKRLDINGSPLNPYARDYPNDFIQTGISSIDLLNTLVRGQKLPIFSGAGLPHSKVASQIARQAKVLGKEEGFSVVFAAMGITFEEANFFINDFRRTGAIEKSVMYINLANDPAIERIITPRMALTTAEYLAFEKDMHVLVILTDMTNYCEALREVSAARKEVPGRRGYPGYLYTDLATLYERAGRIKDKKGSITLMPILSMPEDDKTHPIPDLTGYITEGQIILARELHLKGIYPPINVLPSLSRLKDKGIGENKTREDHANVMNQLFASYARGKESKELATILGEAALTEEDKKYVEFSDKFEEIFVQQGEDENRDIEKSLSIGWETLAILPINELKRIKDEYINKYLPKPSNNKENEINNKE from the coding sequence ATGATAAAAGAATATTCTACAATTACTAAAGTGAATGGTCCACTAATAATCGTTAACAAAATAACTAATGTTAAGTACGATGAATTAGTAGAAATAGAATTATCAGATGGGGAAAAAAGAAGAGGGCAAGTTCTAGAGGTATCAGAAGACAAAGCCGTTGTCCAAATGTTTGAAGGAACTTCAGGAATTGATGTATTCAATACTAAGGTACGTTTTTTAGGAAGAGTAATAGAGATACCGGTTTCTATGGATATACTGGGGAGAATATTTGATGGCTCTGGTAGGCCAATTGATCAAGGGCCTAGGATAATTGCTGAAAAACGATTAGATATTAATGGAAGTCCATTAAATCCTTATGCTCGGGATTACCCTAATGATTTCATCCAGACTGGAATCTCTTCTATTGACCTTCTAAATACTTTGGTTAGAGGTCAGAAGCTACCCATCTTTTCCGGTGCAGGATTACCACATTCTAAAGTTGCTTCTCAAATTGCACGCCAAGCAAAAGTCCTAGGTAAAGAAGAAGGTTTTTCCGTAGTATTCGCAGCAATGGGCATTACTTTTGAAGAAGCTAACTTTTTTATTAATGATTTTAGAAGAACAGGGGCTATAGAAAAGAGCGTAATGTATATTAACCTGGCCAATGATCCAGCAATTGAAAGAATAATTACTCCAAGAATGGCTCTTACTACTGCAGAATATTTGGCTTTCGAAAAGGATATGCATGTACTGGTAATCTTAACAGATATGACTAATTATTGTGAAGCTTTAAGAGAGGTATCTGCAGCCCGTAAAGAAGTACCGGGGAGAAGGGGATATCCTGGTTATTTATATACTGATCTAGCGACACTTTACGAAAGAGCAGGAAGAATAAAAGACAAAAAAGGTTCGATTACTCTAATGCCAATTCTTAGTATGCCGGAAGATGATAAAACACATCCTATCCCAGATTTGACCGGATACATCACAGAAGGTCAGATTATCCTGGCACGCGAATTGCATCTAAAAGGAATATATCCTCCTATAAATGTCCTGCCCTCTTTATCACGTTTAAAGGACAAGGGAATTGGAGAAAATAAAACCCGAGAGGATCATGCTAATGTTATGAACCAACTTTTTGCCTCTTATGCTCGAGGAAAAGAATCAAAAGAACTAGCTACTATATTGGGTGAAGCTGCATTGACTGAAGAAGATAAGAAATACGTTGAATTTTCTGATAAATTTGAAGAGATTTTTGTCCAGCAAGGAGAAGATGAGAATAGGGATATTGAAAAAAGTCTAAGTATTGGATGGGAAACGCTAGCCATATTACCAATAAATGAATTGAAAAGAATTAAAGATGAGTACATAAATAAGTATTTGCCCAAACCATCAAATAATAAAGAAAACGAAATAAACAATAAAGAATAA
- a CDS encoding V-type ATP synthase subunit D, whose translation MILAVNPNRMELLRLKRRLELARRGYKLLRDKRDALIQIFIKLVQENKKTREEFDKKMREYMNEFLLATLYMGEDELNSIFLFPQRDTKVKVEHQNIMSVKVPKYKIIEEGNLYTYGMIKTSPELDSAIKKYHEIMPLMIKMAELDKTIILLTEEIEKTRRRVNALEYVMIPNLEDTIKFITMKLDEMARSNNSAIMRIKEMIRGEYE comes from the coding sequence ATGATATTAGCTGTTAATCCTAATCGTATGGAGTTATTAAGATTAAAACGCAGGTTAGAACTGGCAAGGCGTGGGTATAAACTACTAAGAGATAAACGTGATGCACTTATCCAAATATTTATAAAACTAGTTCAGGAAAATAAAAAAACAAGAGAAGAATTTGATAAGAAGATGAGAGAATATATGAATGAATTTCTTCTTGCTACTTTATATATGGGAGAAGATGAGTTGAATTCCATTTTCTTATTTCCCCAAAGAGATACCAAAGTTAAAGTTGAACATCAAAACATAATGAGTGTAAAAGTACCAAAATATAAAATCATAGAGGAAGGAAATTTATATACTTATGGTATGATTAAAACAAGCCCTGAATTAGATAGTGCCATAAAAAAATACCATGAGATTATGCCTCTAATGATAAAAATGGCAGAATTAGATAAAACCATAATATTACTAACTGAAGAAATTGAAAAAACCAGAAGAAGAGTTAATGCATTAGAATACGTAATGATTCCCAATTTAGAAGATACTATAAAATTTATAACAATGAAACTAGATGAAATGGCCCGATCTAATAATTCAGCCATTATGCGTATTAAAGAGATGATACGAGGCGAATACGAATAA